One part of the Olleya sp. YS genome encodes these proteins:
- a CDS encoding T9SS type B sorting domain-containing protein, which translates to MRFYFLFFYLLFSKILFSQNVTVSSYQKINDLNGGFSGILNDQDNFGVSIDNIEDLDGNGVNDLIVGSFSDDDGGTNRGAVWILFLDSSNNVINETKISNTSGGFGGALDNNDRFGGAVSYLGDLNGDGKIEVAVGADYDGDGGVWKGAVWILSLNLDGTVFSHSKISSTSGNFNGNINGDAIFGTDIENIGDLNNDGIDDLAVGSRRDNDGGGNEGAVWILFLNSDFTVNDYQKISETSGGLNINLGFEDYFGGSVANLGDLNGDGVIDIAVGSYRDDDSVSNSGAIYILFLNQNGTVNSTQKISNIDGGFSNEFSQEALFGESIDGVSDRDGDGKIEIIVGAMKQFNPTLSVSTGGFYVIELNSDGTMSEFEFYSYNENCFQGQLANGDLFSGSVTMLTDSTFAIGAYGDSENGFRKGAVWILEISDASNINVNTIDPTVCGTNDGSIIFSSFIPNTSYTVSFDHDGQSEVWIPDSNSSGEIVLSNLNEGLYSNINITQSNDLTCNINIEDVVLTTNDFVLNFSVNSNVDCGVSTGSILIENLAPNTSYIYDYEFDSLMFSGSFISDTNGEWIIDGLSAGDYEFLMVVDSVSSCTDGIGLLTIGSASLNAGVNSNNPTLCNTIDGSIVFTGLTTGLHYTINYELNGNITTLNMQADISGEIHANSLGSGVYESLVIIEDLSGCSQDFGNVTLTTPIVDYNFSVVPSSSCVADGAILITGLIPNSEHDVFYDFNGVTVGDLIFSDASGYITLLDLSVGTYQNIIVHSYSDGCSDSEMELIIPVGSNFTATITSNNPTGCNMSDGIISIGGLEDESSYTIVYNNNGVENTVTLTSNSFGELNITGLSFGSYSSISITEDSTGCVANLDSITLTTSNLTATIDSINPTSCNVSDGVIILSDLGDTLSYTISYDYNGVEVNITLSSNSLGELNITDLSSGIYDNITIIEDSTGCVVNASLIDLVCFDDLTECIKVKKFFTPNNDTVNDVWKVEVESNFCDFELYIFDRYGKLLKTLTPNNRFWDGTFKGLNMPTNDYWYLVEYKDELGFKKQLKSHFTLKR; encoded by the coding sequence ATGCGTTTTTATTTTTTATTTTTTTATTTGCTTTTTTCTAAAATTTTATTTTCTCAAAATGTAACTGTCTCAAGTTATCAGAAAATAAATGATTTAAATGGAGGATTTAGTGGGATTTTAAATGATCAAGATAATTTTGGGGTTTCAATTGATAATATTGAAGATTTGGATGGAAATGGCGTCAATGATTTGATTGTTGGAAGTTTTTCAGATGATGATGGAGGAACAAATAGAGGAGCAGTTTGGATATTGTTTTTAGACAGTTCCAATAATGTTATAAATGAAACTAAAATAAGTAATACTTCAGGCGGTTTTGGAGGTGCTTTAGATAATAATGATCGTTTTGGTGGAGCTGTATCTTATCTAGGAGATTTAAATGGTGACGGGAAAATAGAAGTAGCTGTTGGTGCAGATTATGATGGAGATGGTGGTGTGTGGAAAGGTGCTGTTTGGATACTTTCTTTAAATTTAGATGGGACAGTTTTTTCTCATTCTAAGATAAGTAGTACTTCAGGTAATTTTAATGGTAATATTAATGGTGATGCTATTTTTGGAACAGATATAGAAAATATAGGAGACCTAAATAATGATGGAATAGATGATTTAGCTGTTGGATCTAGAAGAGATAATGATGGAGGAGGAAATGAAGGGGCAGTTTGGATTCTTTTCCTAAATTCGGATTTTACTGTTAATGATTACCAAAAGATTAGTGAAACATCTGGTGGTTTAAATATAAATTTAGGTTTTGAAGATTATTTTGGTGGATCTGTTGCAAATCTTGGAGATTTAAATGGAGACGGTGTAATTGACATTGCAGTTGGAAGTTATAGGGATGATGATAGTGTAAGTAATTCTGGTGCAATATATATACTTTTTTTAAATCAAAATGGTACTGTAAATAGCACTCAAAAAATATCGAATATAGATGGAGGTTTTTCTAATGAGTTTAGTCAAGAGGCACTTTTCGGAGAGTCTATTGATGGAGTTTCTGATAGAGATGGTGATGGTAAAATTGAAATCATAGTCGGTGCAATGAAACAATTTAATCCTACATTATCTGTATCTACTGGAGGGTTTTACGTAATAGAATTAAATTCTGATGGTACTATGTCTGAATTTGAGTTTTATAGTTATAATGAGAATTGTTTTCAAGGACAATTAGCAAACGGTGATTTATTTTCTGGTTCTGTTACTATGTTGACAGATTCTACTTTTGCTATAGGTGCTTATGGAGATAGTGAAAATGGTTTTAGGAAAGGTGCGGTTTGGATATTAGAGATTTCAGACGCCTCAAATATTAACGTGAATACTATTGATCCAACTGTTTGTGGTACCAATGATGGTTCAATAATATTTTCTAGCTTTATACCAAATACAAGTTATACTGTAAGTTTTGATCACGATGGTCAATCTGAAGTTTGGATTCCAGACTCTAATAGTTCAGGAGAAATAGTTTTGTCTAATTTAAATGAAGGTTTATATTCAAATATTAATATTACTCAAAGTAACGATTTAACTTGCAATATTAATATTGAAGATGTGGTATTGACTACTAATGATTTTGTTTTAAATTTTTCTGTTAATTCTAATGTAGATTGTGGTGTGTCAACAGGAAGTATTTTAATAGAAAATTTAGCGCCAAACACATCATATATTTATGATTATGAATTTGATAGTTTAATGTTTTCGGGAAGTTTCATTTCTGATACTAATGGAGAATGGATTATTGATGGATTGTCAGCTGGAGATTACGAATTTTTAATGGTAGTTGATTCAGTTAGTTCATGTACCGATGGTATAGGTTTATTAACTATAGGGAGTGCATCACTAAATGCTGGTGTAAATAGTAATAATCCAACACTTTGTAATACAATTGACGGCTCAATTGTTTTTACAGGTTTAACTACAGGATTGCATTATACAATAAACTATGAGCTCAATGGTAATATAACAACGCTTAATATGCAAGCAGATATATCAGGTGAGATACATGCTAACTCATTAGGAAGTGGTGTTTATGAGAGTTTAGTTATAATTGAAGATTTAAGTGGTTGTTCCCAAGATTTTGGAAATGTTACTTTAACGACTCCAATAGTAGATTACAATTTTTCAGTAGTTCCATCATCAAGTTGCGTTGCTGATGGAGCAATTTTAATTACAGGATTAATACCTAATAGTGAGCATGATGTTTTCTATGATTTTAATGGAGTTACTGTTGGCGATTTGATATTTTCAGATGCTTCTGGATATATAACTTTATTAGATTTATCTGTTGGAACTTATCAAAATATTATTGTTCATAGTTATTCAGATGGTTGTTCTGATAGCGAAATGGAACTAATAATTCCTGTAGGGTCAAATTTTACAGCTACGATAACATCAAATAACCCGACAGGTTGTAATATGTCTGATGGGATAATTTCTATTGGAGGTCTTGAAGATGAATCAAGCTATACAATAGTTTATAATAATAACGGAGTTGAAAATACTGTGACTTTAACTTCGAATTCATTTGGGGAATTAAATATAACAGGTTTATCTTTCGGTTCTTACAGTAGTATTTCTATTACAGAAGATAGTACAGGATGTGTTGCTAATTTAGACTCTATCACACTGACGACTTCAAATTTAACTGCAACTATAGATTCAATTAACCCAACAAGTTGTAATGTATCAGATGGAGTAATAATACTATCTGATCTTGGAGACACACTAAGTTATACAATTTCCTATGATTATAATGGAGTTGAAGTTAACATAACATTAAGTTCAAATTCATTAGGGGAATTAAATATAACAGACTTGTCTTCTGGAATTTATGATAATATAACTATAATCGAAGATAGTACTGGCTGTGTTGTTAATGCGAGCCTTATTGACTTAGTTTGTTTTGATGATTTGACAGAATGTATAAAAGTAAAAAAGTTTTTTACTCCAAACAATGATACTGTAAATGATGTTTGGAAGGTAGAAGTAGAGTCTAATTTTTGTGATTTTGAACTTTATATTTTTGATCGGTATGGCAAATTATTAAAAACACTTACTCCAAATAATAGATTTTGGGATGGCACATTTAAAGGCTTGAATATGCCAACTAATGATTATTGGTACTTAGTTGAATATAAAGATGAATTAGGTTTTAAAAAACAACTAAAATCTCATTTTACTCTAAAAAGATAA
- a CDS encoding ketoacyl-ACP synthase III, with protein MNIKITGTGSYIPKGIEKNEDFYSHQFLNEDGSTINYPNEVIVDKFKAITGISERRYAEEQLTSSDLGFLAAQKAIEDANVDPETLDYIICAHNFGDVKSDTIQTDVLPCLASRVKHNLRIKNPKCVAYDILFGCPGWVEGVIQAQAYIKAGMAKKCLVIGSETLSRVVDKHDRDSMIYSDGAGATIVEATDEEGGILAHNTASFTYDEAYYLFFGNSNNQDLDKDTRYIKMHGRKIYEFALNNVPLAMKECLDNSGVDIKDVKKILIHQANEKMDEAIIKRFYRLYKTPEPEGIMPMSIHKLGNSSVATVPTLFDLIRNNKLENQQIEKGDVIIFASVGAGMHINAIVYKY; from the coding sequence ATGAATATTAAGATTACAGGAACAGGAAGCTATATCCCAAAGGGTATCGAGAAAAATGAAGACTTTTACAGTCATCAATTTTTAAATGAAGATGGTAGCACAATAAATTACCCAAACGAAGTTATTGTTGATAAGTTTAAAGCTATTACAGGTATTAGTGAACGTCGTTATGCAGAAGAGCAATTAACCTCATCTGATCTAGGATTTTTAGCTGCCCAAAAAGCTATTGAAGATGCTAATGTAGATCCCGAAACCTTAGATTATATAATTTGCGCACACAACTTTGGAGACGTTAAATCGGATACTATTCAAACTGATGTTTTACCATGTTTAGCTTCGAGAGTAAAACACAATTTACGTATTAAAAATCCTAAATGTGTCGCCTATGACATTTTATTTGGATGTCCAGGATGGGTAGAAGGTGTCATACAAGCTCAAGCTTATATTAAAGCTGGAATGGCAAAAAAATGTTTAGTTATTGGTAGCGAAACACTTTCTAGAGTAGTTGATAAACACGATAGAGATAGCATGATTTACAGTGATGGTGCTGGTGCAACAATAGTAGAAGCTACAGATGAAGAAGGCGGAATTTTAGCCCATAATACTGCAAGTTTTACTTATGACGAAGCCTATTATTTATTCTTTGGCAACTCAAACAATCAAGACTTAGATAAAGACACGCGTTATATTAAAATGCATGGTCGTAAAATCTATGAGTTTGCATTAAACAATGTGCCATTAGCCATGAAAGAGTGTTTGGATAATAGTGGTGTTGACATTAAAGATGTCAAAAAAATATTGATTCATCAAGCTAACGAAAAAATGGATGAAGCCATAATAAAACGTTTTTATCGTTTGTATAAAACACCAGAACCAGAAGGCATTATGCCAATGAGTATTCATAAACTGGGTAATAGTTCTGTTGCAACTGTTCCTACATTATTTGATTTAATAAGAAATAATAAATTAGAAAATCAGCAAATAGAAAAAGGAGATGTTATTATATTTGCTAGTGTTGGTGCAGGTATGCACATTAACGCGATAGTTTATAAATATTAA
- the gcvP gene encoding aminomethyl-transferring glycine dehydrogenase: MNTNAFALRHIGPREDDQKQMLKTIGADSIDQLIYETIPDDIRLKKDLDLDEAMSEQEYLVYLNDVSKKNKVYKTYIGLGYHPTILPAVIQRNILENPGWYTAYTPYQAEIAQGRLEALLNFQTMVTDLTGMELANASLLDESTAAAEAMSLLFAVRERNQKKAGINKFFVSEHILPQTLSLLQTRANPIGIELVIGNEDTFDFSTEFFGAILQYPGKNGQITDIKSFIENANSNNIKVAVAADILSLVKLEAPGKFGADVVVGTTQRFGIPMGYGGPHAAYFATKEAYKRDIPGRIIGVTKDANGNRALRMALQTREQHIKRDKATSNICTAQVLLAVMAGMYAVYHGPKGLQNIADKVHNCATTLANALEQLGFNQINTSYFDTLQIKTDAKTVKKVAKDKKVNFFYPDAETVTIALNETTSVRDLNYIISIFAEVANEEVKTISSISEATVIDKTLERTTDFLTLDVFNTHHSETELMRYIKKLERKDLSLNHSMISLGSCTMKLNAAAEMLPLSWFKWGNIHPFAPLKQARGYAQILKELEDQLTEITGFAATSLQPNSGAQGEFAGLMVIKAYHESRGDHHRNICLIPSSAHGTNPASAVMAGMKVVVTKSTDEGNIDVDDLREKAELHKDNLSALMVTYPSTHGVYEASIKEITQIIHDCGGQVYMDGANMNAQVGLTNPGNIGADVCHLNLHKTFAIPHGGGGPGVGPICVAKQLVPFLPGNPIVKTGGDKAITSISAAPFGSALACLISYGYIKMLGAEGLKKSTEIAILNANYIKHRLQGAFETLYSGERGRAAHEMIIDCRPFKAHGIEVVDIAKRLMDYGFHAPTVSFPVAGTMMIEPTESESKAEMDRFCDAMISIRKEIDATTKDDDNNPLKNAPHTLAMLTSDEWLLPYSREKAAYPLDYVADNKFWPSVRRVDDAYGDRNLICTCAPIEEYMEA; this comes from the coding sequence ATGAATACAAACGCTTTCGCATTACGACACATTGGTCCTAGAGAAGACGACCAAAAACAGATGCTAAAAACTATTGGAGCAGATAGTATAGACCAATTAATCTACGAAACTATTCCTGATGACATTAGATTAAAAAAAGACTTAGATTTAGATGAAGCTATGAGTGAGCAAGAATACTTGGTTTACTTAAATGACGTCTCTAAAAAAAATAAAGTTTATAAAACATATATTGGTTTAGGTTACCACCCAACTATTTTACCAGCAGTTATACAACGTAACATTTTAGAAAATCCAGGTTGGTACACTGCTTATACGCCATATCAAGCAGAGATTGCTCAAGGACGTTTAGAAGCCTTATTAAACTTCCAAACTATGGTTACTGACTTAACAGGAATGGAGTTGGCAAACGCTTCTCTTTTAGACGAAAGTACTGCAGCAGCAGAAGCAATGAGCTTATTATTTGCAGTAAGAGAGCGCAACCAGAAAAAAGCAGGAATAAATAAGTTTTTTGTTTCAGAACATATTTTACCCCAAACCCTTTCATTATTACAAACTAGAGCTAACCCAATTGGTATTGAATTAGTGATTGGCAATGAAGATACCTTTGATTTTTCAACAGAATTTTTTGGAGCCATCCTTCAATATCCAGGAAAAAACGGTCAGATTACAGATATCAAATCCTTTATAGAAAATGCTAATAGCAACAACATTAAAGTAGCAGTTGCAGCAGATATTTTAAGCTTAGTAAAATTAGAAGCTCCAGGTAAATTTGGTGCAGACGTAGTTGTTGGTACTACACAACGCTTTGGAATACCAATGGGTTATGGTGGTCCACATGCAGCTTATTTTGCAACTAAAGAAGCTTACAAACGCGATATTCCTGGACGTATCATTGGTGTAACTAAAGATGCAAATGGCAACAGAGCGTTACGTATGGCTTTACAAACGCGAGAGCAACACATCAAACGCGATAAAGCAACTTCTAATATCTGTACAGCACAAGTTTTACTGGCTGTTATGGCTGGTATGTATGCAGTCTATCATGGCCCAAAAGGATTACAAAACATAGCAGACAAAGTTCATAATTGTGCAACTACACTAGCTAATGCATTAGAACAATTAGGGTTTAATCAAATTAACACCTCATATTTTGATACGTTACAAATAAAAACAGATGCTAAAACAGTAAAAAAAGTAGCTAAAGATAAGAAAGTAAACTTTTTCTATCCAGATGCTGAAACGGTTACGATTGCTTTAAACGAAACAACTTCTGTTAGAGATTTAAATTATATCATTTCAATTTTTGCTGAAGTTGCAAATGAAGAAGTAAAAACAATCTCGTCAATTTCTGAAGCTACTGTTATTGATAAAACATTAGAGAGAACAACAGATTTTTTAACTTTAGACGTCTTTAATACACATCATTCTGAGACTGAATTGATGCGCTACATTAAAAAACTAGAGCGTAAAGATTTATCATTAAACCACTCGATGATTTCTCTTGGATCTTGTACTATGAAACTAAATGCTGCAGCAGAAATGTTGCCATTAAGCTGGTTCAAGTGGGGAAATATTCATCCCTTTGCACCTTTAAAACAAGCTAGAGGCTATGCCCAAATTTTAAAAGAATTAGAAGACCAATTAACTGAAATTACTGGTTTTGCAGCAACGTCTTTACAGCCAAATTCTGGTGCGCAAGGTGAGTTTGCAGGTTTGATGGTAATAAAAGCCTATCACGAATCTAGAGGAGATCATCACAGAAATATCTGTTTAATTCCAAGCTCTGCTCATGGTACTAATCCAGCAAGTGCTGTAATGGCTGGAATGAAAGTAGTGGTGACAAAATCGACTGACGAAGGAAATATTGATGTTGACGATTTACGTGAAAAAGCAGAATTACATAAGGACAATTTATCCGCATTAATGGTCACCTATCCTTCAACTCACGGTGTTTACGAAGCGTCCATTAAAGAAATCACACAAATCATTCACGATTGTGGCGGACAGGTTTATATGGATGGTGCCAACATGAATGCACAAGTTGGGTTGACTAACCCAGGAAATATCGGAGCAGATGTTTGCCATTTAAATTTGCATAAAACCTTTGCTATTCCTCATGGAGGAGGAGGTCCTGGAGTGGGTCCAATTTGTGTTGCAAAACAATTAGTTCCATTTTTACCTGGAAACCCTATTGTAAAAACTGGAGGAGACAAAGCCATTACATCAATCTCTGCAGCACCATTTGGAAGTGCATTAGCCTGTTTAATTTCTTATGGATATATCAAAATGCTTGGTGCTGAGGGATTAAAAAAATCAACTGAAATTGCAATTTTAAACGCCAATTATATCAAGCACAGACTGCAAGGTGCTTTTGAAACCTTATACTCAGGAGAACGTGGTCGCGCTGCGCATGAGATGATTATCGATTGTCGTCCATTTAAAGCCCATGGAATTGAAGTGGTAGATATCGCAAAACGATTAATGGATTACGGTTTTCATGCACCAACTGTGTCTTTTCCAGTAGCTGGAACGATGATGATTGAACCTACCGAAAGTGAAAGTAAAGCAGAAATGGATCGTTTTTGTGACGCTATGATTTCTATTAGAAAAGAAATTGATGCAACTACAAAAGATGACGATAATAATCCACTTAAAAATGCACCACATACTTTAGCAATGTTAACGTCAGATGAATGGTTGTTACCTTATTCACGTGAAAAAGCAGCCTATCCATTAGACTATGTTGCAGACAACAAGTTTTGGCCTTCAGTAAGACGTGTAGACGATGCCTATGGTGACAGAAACCTAATTTGTACCTGTGCGCCAATTGAAGAGTATATGGAAGCATAA
- a CDS encoding sigma-70 family RNA polymerase sigma factor: MSNHKIDPNQWIDLYSDYLFNYTITRVNDRVKAQDLISETFLAGLNSMKNFKGEASERTWLVSILKRKIIDHYRKTNSNKGKAEVRMSYNSDSETEGDWLEQRVADPFDKTAEDQIENTELADAIDNCLSKLPKKQAKIFEMKTILNYETETICNELEITASNLWVIIHRARVAMASCLEKNWF; this comes from the coding sequence ATGTCCAACCATAAAATTGATCCAAACCAATGGATAGATTTGTATAGTGACTACCTCTTTAATTACACAATTACGCGTGTTAATGACAGAGTTAAAGCACAAGATCTAATCTCCGAAACCTTTTTAGCTGGCTTAAATAGTATGAAAAACTTTAAAGGTGAAGCTAGCGAACGTACGTGGTTAGTGTCTATATTAAAAAGAAAAATTATTGACCACTACCGCAAAACTAACTCTAATAAAGGAAAAGCAGAAGTTAGAATGTCTTATAATAGCGATTCGGAAACTGAAGGTGATTGGTTAGAACAACGCGTTGCAGACCCTTTTGATAAAACTGCAGAAGACCAAATAGAAAACACAGAATTAGCAGATGCAATTGATAATTGTTTATCAAAACTTCCAAAAAAACAAGCTAAAATATTTGAGATGAAAACCATTTTAAATTACGAAACCGAAACAATTTGTAATGAATTAGAAATTACAGCGTCTAACCTTTGGGTAATCATTCACAGAGCACGTGTAGCTATGGCAAGTTGTTTAGAAAAAAACTGGTTTTAA
- a CDS encoding methyltransferase domain-containing protein produces METSTITQIQHSEKNKIEMVDFYNEATEDYEFWSKDFNMHFGYFIPFKTNPFKRDSMLNQMTNQVISRFNYGNKLSTLLDMGCGMGGSMRYAIKKHKNLSAFGVTLSDFQVQKGNELLKGLKGSILKENYNNTSFKSNSFDSALAIESFCHSGHNINSLKEAFRILKPTGQLVIADAFLKKEESKLCYGSKYAYKKLCNHWSLERLETKNNMIKKLKEVGFSNIKIEDASFRVAPSVLHVPFAIIGFFLKNLITLKGFKKESLHNLKGSFYALLSGLHMKSFGYYIISCKKG; encoded by the coding sequence ATGGAGACTTCGACAATAACACAAATTCAGCATTCAGAAAAAAATAAAATAGAAATGGTTGATTTCTATAACGAAGCAACTGAAGACTATGAGTTTTGGAGTAAAGATTTTAATATGCACTTTGGTTATTTTATTCCTTTTAAAACCAATCCGTTTAAAAGAGATTCTATGCTTAACCAAATGACTAATCAAGTTATTAGTCGTTTTAATTATGGAAACAAACTGTCAACCTTACTAGATATGGGATGTGGTATGGGAGGATCTATGCGTTACGCCATTAAAAAACACAAAAACCTAAGTGCTTTTGGCGTCACGCTGTCTGACTTTCAAGTACAAAAAGGTAATGAATTACTTAAGGGTTTAAAAGGAAGTATTCTAAAAGAAAACTATAACAATACGTCCTTTAAATCTAACAGTTTTGATTCTGCTTTAGCTATTGAAAGTTTTTGTCATTCTGGACACAATATAAATTCTTTAAAAGAAGCATTCCGCATTTTAAAACCAACAGGACAACTGGTTATTGCAGATGCATTTTTAAAAAAAGAAGAGAGTAAATTATGTTACGGTAGTAAATATGCTTATAAAAAACTATGCAACCATTGGAGTTTAGAACGTCTAGAAACTAAAAACAATATGATTAAAAAGTTAAAAGAAGTTGGTTTTTCTAATATTAAAATTGAAGATGCTTCATTTAGAGTAGCACCATCAGTTTTACACGTGCCTTTTGCTATTATTGGATTCTTTTTAAAAAACTTAATAACATTAAAGGGTTTTAAAAAGGAAAGCTTACACAATCTAAAAGGCAGTTTTTATGCTTTACTATCTGGCTTGCACATGAAAAGTTTTGGGTACTACATTATTAGCTGTAAAAAAGGGTAG
- a CDS encoding MarR family transcriptional regulator → MEYQEAKNKFISTWGSLGSLWGINKAMAQIQALLFISTKPLSMEDIMEELKISRGNTSMNLRQLMDWGIVSKTLVAGERKEFFTTEKDVQELARIVAVERSRREIKPVVKILDEVSSIKDDGTEKTKELIKQTKALHELTETMDSMINKLVNQKQNWITKSLLKLFK, encoded by the coding sequence ATGGAATACCAAGAAGCAAAAAATAAATTTATTAGTACATGGGGAAGTTTAGGCTCACTTTGGGGCATAAACAAAGCTATGGCGCAAATACAAGCTTTGCTTTTTATATCCACAAAACCTCTATCTATGGAAGATATCATGGAAGAACTTAAAATATCTAGAGGTAATACAAGTATGAATTTAAGACAGCTCATGGATTGGGGAATTGTCTCCAAAACATTAGTAGCTGGAGAACGTAAAGAATTTTTTACAACCGAAAAAGACGTACAAGAATTAGCACGTATTGTTGCTGTTGAGCGTAGCAGAAGAGAAATAAAACCTGTAGTAAAAATTTTAGATGAAGTCTCTTCTATTAAAGACGATGGAACCGAAAAAACTAAAGAACTAATTAAACAAACCAAAGCATTACACGAGTTAACCGAGACTATGGATTCTATGATTAATAAATTAGTTAATCAAAAACAAAACTGGATTACTAAGTCTTTACTTAAATTATTCAAATAA
- a CDS encoding carboxypeptidase-like regulatory domain-containing protein gives MKIRWLFIFILTSFSSIAQITISGTVNDSNGPLEYVNVYINNSMVGTTSNAKGEFEITVKEGQHQLIISYLGYKKINYKLNTTTYKNPLIFTLLEDRNILDEVIIEKTIYDKEWYYNLSVFKKEFIGFTKLSKDCKILNPKILQFDFDKRQKILIASAREPLQIEHRGLGYLIVFELESFVKQNNSVTYVGYTRYQPLEGSDNEQKMWKKNRLKAYNGSIRHFFKSAIDNTLDKEGFTVHQFKRVSHSNGQSNVEKPQKFTDYLYRSNIKTRDIINKKNNIIHLKFEDNLIIVYAKEKEEAGYLKMGKSSTKRQPLPQTSSIIPLAKNIILKPSGVLLNPLDVSYEGYWSYEKLGDALPLDYNP, from the coding sequence ATGAAAATTCGATGGTTATTCATATTTATTCTCACTTCATTTTCATCAATAGCACAAATTACTATTTCTGGAACAGTTAATGATAGTAATGGTCCTTTAGAGTACGTAAATGTTTATATAAACAACTCAATGGTTGGAACTACGTCTAATGCTAAAGGTGAATTTGAAATTACTGTTAAAGAAGGACAACACCAATTAATAATCTCTTATCTAGGATACAAAAAAATAAATTACAAGTTAAACACTACTACTTACAAAAATCCATTAATTTTTACTCTATTAGAAGATAGAAACATACTAGACGAAGTTATAATTGAAAAAACTATTTATGACAAAGAATGGTATTATAATCTTTCTGTTTTTAAAAAAGAATTCATAGGCTTTACAAAATTATCAAAAGATTGCAAGATTTTAAACCCAAAAATATTACAGTTTGATTTTGATAAAAGACAAAAAATCTTAATAGCTAGTGCTAGAGAACCACTACAAATAGAGCATAGAGGTTTAGGCTACTTAATAGTCTTCGAGTTGGAAAGTTTTGTAAAACAAAACAACTCTGTTACCTATGTTGGATATACAAGATATCAACCATTAGAAGGTAGTGATAATGAGCAAAAAATGTGGAAAAAAAATAGACTAAAAGCGTATAATGGTTCTATTAGACATTTTTTTAAATCTGCAATAGATAACACTCTTGACAAAGAGGGTTTTACAGTACATCAATTTAAACGAGTTTCACATTCTAATGGGCAATCAAATGTTGAAAAACCACAAAAGTTTACAGATTATTTATATAGATCTAATATTAAAACTAGAGACATAATTAACAAGAAAAATAATATAATACATCTTAAATTTGAAGACAATTTAATTATAGTATATGCCAAAGAAAAAGAGGAAGCAGGCTACCTTAAAATGGGCAAGTCTAGCACTAAAAGACAGCCTTTACCACAAACCTCATCAATAATTCCGTTAGCTAAGAATATCATTTTAAAACCATCAGGCGTGTTATTAAACCCTCTTGATGTGTCATATGAAGGCTATTGGTCTTATGAAAAGTTAGGAGACGCCTTACCTCTAGACTATAATCCATAA